Proteins encoded in a region of the Streptomyces sp. NBC_00258 genome:
- a CDS encoding alpha-glucosidase/alpha-galactosidase, with translation MTDVKIAFVGAGSVVFTQGLLADLFAFPELGHARIALHDIDEERLATAEGAARHIADERGAKPTITAHLDRRAALEGADFVVNTVQVGMNEATRTDFGVPARHGVRQTIGDTLGIGGIFRALRTFPVLRGLAEDMAELCPDAQLLNYTNPMAMNVLYLSRIAPALRATGLCHSVYWTMHDLSQLVGVPFEEVSYLAAGVNHQAWVLRFERDGRDLHPLLDAAIAKDPGLLRRVRVDMYRRLGHYPTETSEHSAEYVPWYLHHDTEIERLRLPVGAYLGIIEENTADYERTRRALLADAPLPVEGTMEYAPQVIHSVVTGTPRTIYGNVPNRGLIDNLPADSVVEVPCLADALGVQPTRVGSLPPQCAALNSAYVSVTDLVVRAATDGDPRHIRHAAMADPATAAALPVERIWDLCDELVRAHRELLQPELREELGH, from the coding sequence ATGACCGACGTAAAGATCGCCTTCGTGGGAGCCGGCAGCGTGGTGTTCACGCAGGGGCTCCTGGCCGACCTGTTCGCGTTCCCCGAGCTGGGGCACGCCCGGATCGCCCTGCACGACATCGACGAGGAACGGCTGGCCACGGCGGAGGGGGCCGCCCGTCACATCGCGGACGAGCGCGGCGCCAAACCGACGATCACCGCCCACCTCGACCGACGCGCGGCCCTCGAAGGTGCCGACTTCGTCGTCAACACCGTCCAGGTCGGCATGAACGAGGCCACCCGCACGGACTTCGGCGTCCCGGCCCGCCACGGAGTGCGCCAGACCATCGGCGACACGCTCGGTATCGGCGGTATCTTCCGCGCCCTGCGCACCTTCCCCGTACTGCGCGGCCTCGCCGAGGACATGGCCGAACTCTGCCCGGACGCGCAGCTGTTGAACTACACCAACCCGATGGCCATGAACGTCCTGTACCTGTCGCGGATCGCGCCGGCCCTGCGCGCGACCGGCCTGTGCCACTCGGTGTACTGGACGATGCACGACCTCTCGCAGCTGGTCGGCGTCCCCTTCGAGGAGGTCTCCTATCTGGCCGCCGGCGTGAACCACCAGGCCTGGGTGCTGCGTTTCGAACGCGACGGCCGCGACCTCCACCCGCTCCTCGACGCCGCGATCGCCAAGGATCCGGGGCTCCTGCGCCGCGTACGGGTCGACATGTACCGCAGGCTGGGCCACTACCCCACCGAGACGAGCGAGCACTCCGCCGAGTACGTCCCCTGGTATCTGCACCACGACACCGAGATCGAACGTCTCCGGCTGCCGGTGGGCGCGTACCTGGGGATCATCGAGGAGAACACGGCCGACTACGAGCGCACCCGCCGGGCCCTGCTCGCGGACGCTCCGCTGCCCGTCGAGGGCACGATGGAGTACGCGCCCCAGGTCATCCACAGTGTCGTCACGGGGACCCCTCGCACGATCTACGGAAACGTCCCGAACCGCGGGCTCATCGACAACCTGCCGGCCGACTCCGTGGTCGAAGTGCCCTGCCTGGCCGACGCGTTGGGCGTCCAGCCGACCCGTGTCGGGTCACTTCCCCCGCAGTGCGCGGCGCTCAACAGCGCGTACGTCTCCGTCACCGACCTGGTCGTCCGCGCGGCCACGGACGGAGACCCGCGACACATCCGCCATGCCGCGATGGCCGACCCCGCGACGGCTGCGGCCCTTCCGGTGGAGCGGATCTGGGACCTGTGCGACGAACTCGTACGGGCTCATCGGGAGCTGCTGCAGCCGGAGTTGCGGGAGGAGCTGGGGCACTGA
- a CDS encoding carbohydrate kinase family protein: MSRSFDLLVIGDVNPDVVVGPVLRAMAFGQREQLVERGGLVLGGSAAIMACGAARLGLRVAFAGRVGDDPAGAFVRGALTDRGVDVTHLATDPHLPTPLTVVLNDKDGDRAILTSPGCLTATSARDVPEALLAEARHVHAASFFLMPRLARSLAAVFATAKSQGASTSLDTNDDPDSSWDRELLDPVLEFTDILLPNAAEARALTGESQPEAAAAALTGIVPLVVVKDGSEGALAHDGERVRRVPAVPVEPVDTVGAGDSFDAGFVAATLHGLDLRSSLALAAVCGSLSTRGHGGTAAQPTWHEACAHTDLESRT; encoded by the coding sequence TTGTCCCGTTCCTTCGATCTCCTGGTGATCGGTGACGTCAATCCCGATGTCGTGGTGGGTCCGGTGCTCCGCGCGATGGCCTTCGGCCAGCGTGAACAACTCGTCGAGCGGGGCGGGCTGGTCCTCGGCGGCTCGGCGGCGATCATGGCGTGCGGCGCCGCACGGCTGGGGCTGCGGGTGGCCTTCGCCGGGCGCGTGGGGGACGATCCCGCGGGCGCGTTCGTCCGCGGGGCGCTCACCGATCGCGGCGTCGACGTCACTCACCTGGCCACCGACCCTCACCTGCCCACGCCCCTGACGGTGGTGCTCAACGACAAGGACGGCGACCGTGCCATCCTCACCTCGCCCGGCTGTCTGACGGCGACAAGCGCGCGGGACGTGCCCGAAGCGCTGCTGGCGGAGGCCCGGCACGTGCACGCGGCGTCCTTCTTCCTGATGCCCCGTCTGGCACGTTCCCTGGCAGCCGTGTTCGCCACGGCCAAGTCCCAGGGAGCGAGTACCTCGCTCGACACCAACGACGATCCCGACAGCAGCTGGGACCGCGAACTGCTCGACCCCGTACTGGAGTTCACCGACATCCTGCTGCCGAACGCCGCCGAGGCCCGTGCGCTCACCGGCGAGAGCCAACCGGAGGCGGCAGCAGCGGCGTTGACGGGAATCGTCCCGCTGGTCGTCGTCAAGGACGGCTCCGAGGGCGCGCTCGCCCACGACGGAGAACGGGTCCGTCGCGTACCAGCCGTGCCGGTGGAACCGGTCGACACCGTGGGCGCCGGGGACAGCTTCGACGCCGGTTTCGTCGCGGCGACCCTGCACGGTCTTGACCTGCGCTCGTCTCTTGCGCTGGCCGCGGTCTGCGGTTCGCTCTCGACCCGCGGCCACGGCGGTACGGCCGCGCAGCCGACGTGGCACGAGGCCTGCGCCCACACCGACCTGGAGAGCCGCACATGA
- a CDS encoding carbohydrate ABC transporter permease encodes MTSLPRAITLAPQSQPRAPAVSRRGARRRARREKATAWAFIAPSVLVILGLGIVPVVWSLLLSFRADDLVTPGRWVGIDNYRALAQDPNFHTAVGNTLLYAALFVPLSLLGGLALALALNRRIRFIGLYRTLLFIPFVVSAAAQGVLFSFILDPEFGAANSLLHTFGVSPQGFLTDPDQAIYLLVLISLWSGVGFCVVVYLAALQDVPRELVEAARIDGAGRWRVLRHITLPALTPVTVFLLLWQLITALQVFDLVYVTTKGGPLGSTTVIVYFVWQQAFQMFTAGYGAAAAYVLALALLVAGVALRVVRRRQGRVVEGALR; translated from the coding sequence ATGACATCACTGCCCCGCGCCATCACCCTCGCGCCGCAGTCCCAGCCGCGGGCACCGGCCGTCTCACGCCGCGGCGCACGGCGGCGCGCCCGCCGGGAGAAGGCCACGGCCTGGGCGTTCATCGCCCCGTCGGTTCTCGTCATCCTGGGCCTCGGCATCGTCCCGGTGGTCTGGTCGCTGCTGCTGTCGTTCCGCGCCGACGACCTGGTCACGCCGGGCCGCTGGGTGGGCATCGACAACTACCGGGCGCTGGCCCAGGACCCCAACTTCCATACGGCGGTGGGCAATACGCTGCTGTACGCGGCGCTGTTCGTGCCGCTGAGCCTGCTCGGCGGTCTGGCGCTCGCGCTCGCCCTGAACCGGCGAATCCGGTTCATCGGCCTCTACCGGACCCTGCTCTTCATTCCGTTCGTGGTGTCCGCGGCCGCGCAGGGCGTGCTGTTCTCCTTCATCCTCGATCCGGAGTTCGGCGCGGCCAACTCGCTGCTGCACACGTTCGGCGTCTCGCCGCAGGGCTTCCTGACCGACCCCGACCAGGCCATCTACCTGCTGGTCCTGATCTCGCTGTGGAGCGGTGTCGGCTTCTGCGTGGTCGTCTATCTCGCCGCGCTGCAGGACGTACCGCGCGAACTCGTCGAGGCCGCCCGCATCGACGGGGCCGGCCGATGGCGCGTACTGCGGCACATCACCCTCCCCGCCCTCACTCCCGTGACGGTCTTCCTCCTGCTGTGGCAGCTGATCACCGCGCTCCAGGTCTTCGACCTCGTGTACGTGACCACGAAGGGCGGCCCGCTCGGGTCGACGACCGTGATCGTGTACTTCGTCTGGCAGCAGGCGTTCCAGATGTTCACGGCCGGATACGGGGCCGCGGCCGCGTACGTCCTCGCGCTGGCCCTGCTGGTCGCGGGGGTGGCCCTGCGTGTCGTCCGGCGCCGACAGGGGCGCGTCGTGGAAGGAGCCCTCCGATGA
- a CDS encoding carbohydrate ABC transporter permease, with protein MNALKVSARGTSPRGASPRRVSPWHLLLAPLALAFALPLVWLLLSSVMTNAEINRFPPALWPDGIDLGGYRYVLGNAMFPRWFANSLIVASVAVVSNLLLGSLGGYAFARMRFAGSRVLLGLMLATMVIPFQLTMIPTFLVMKWLGLIDTLGALIVPSLVTPFAVFLFRQFFLTLPREIEEAAWIDGCSRLRVLFSIVMPLARPALATVAVLTFLTTWNDLSWPLIAINHDTQYTLQLGLTTFQGQHHARWSAVMAGNVITVLPVLVAFLLAQKTFVQSLTSSGLKG; from the coding sequence ATGAACGCGCTCAAGGTGAGCGCGCGCGGCACGAGTCCCCGCGGGGCGAGTCCGCGCAGGGTGAGCCCCTGGCATCTGCTGCTCGCCCCGCTGGCGCTGGCGTTCGCGCTGCCGCTGGTGTGGCTGCTGCTGAGTTCGGTGATGACGAACGCGGAGATCAACCGGTTTCCGCCGGCGCTGTGGCCCGACGGCATCGATCTGGGCGGCTACCGGTATGTGCTCGGCAACGCGATGTTCCCGCGCTGGTTCGCGAACTCGCTGATCGTCGCGTCGGTCGCCGTCGTGTCGAATCTGCTGCTCGGGTCGCTCGGCGGCTACGCGTTCGCGCGGATGCGGTTCGCGGGGTCGCGGGTGCTGCTCGGGCTGATGCTGGCGACCATGGTCATCCCGTTCCAGCTGACGATGATCCCGACCTTCCTGGTGATGAAGTGGCTCGGTCTGATCGACACGCTGGGTGCGCTGATCGTGCCGTCGCTGGTGACGCCCTTCGCCGTGTTCCTGTTCCGGCAGTTCTTCCTGACGCTGCCGAGGGAGATCGAGGAGGCCGCCTGGATCGACGGGTGTTCGCGGCTGCGCGTGCTCTTCTCGATCGTCATGCCGCTGGCCCGGCCTGCTCTCGCGACGGTCGCGGTGCTGACTTTCCTGACCACGTGGAACGACCTGTCCTGGCCGCTCATCGCGATCAACCACGACACGCAGTACACGCTCCAGCTGGGCCTGACGACCTTCCAGGGACAGCACCACGCACGCTGGTCCGCGGTGATGGCGGGCAACGTCATCACGGTGCTGCCGGTGCTGGTGGCGTTCCTGCTGGCGCAGAAGACGTTCGTCCAGTCGCTCACGTCCAGCGGACTGAAGGGGTAG
- a CDS encoding ABC transporter substrate-binding protein: protein MTRTRGVLCPVERRGLLKGAAAIAAAPLLGACSQGASDGVGADGKVTVELWHGQVDIAKDAIQALVTEFNRTHPRIRVDAGGGGVVSDAMLQKVTAALAAGSYPDIAYVFGSDLASIARSPRVVDLTDAMRGGPTAWNSFWAPVREAVTVNGKVRAAPALLDSLAVVYNRKLFRQAGVPFPEAGWTWEEFTDTARKLTDSGRGVFGTGWPGTGDEDTVWRLWPMIWDLGGDVVSDDGRSIGFAGQGVRALDTLRRLVEDKSVYVDPKPGGEQMYQVFLGGRMAMVATGPWQLPDIMDAEVDYDVVPLPSYTGRPVTISGPDTWTVFDNGSARSRAAVEFVQWMMRPEQDARWDIRAGSLPLGSATERRPRWRKHSQETTGLAVFTDALDSARVRPVHAAYPQISQALGEAIVSVLLGRDSPDKALRRCADKADAALLIPR from the coding sequence ATGACTCGAACCCGAGGTGTGCTGTGCCCTGTTGAGCGCCGCGGCCTGCTCAAAGGAGCTGCCGCGATCGCCGCAGCGCCACTGCTGGGCGCCTGTTCACAAGGCGCGTCCGACGGCGTGGGCGCCGACGGGAAGGTGACCGTGGAGCTGTGGCACGGCCAGGTCGACATCGCCAAGGACGCCATACAGGCGCTGGTCACGGAGTTCAACCGGACGCATCCGAGGATCCGGGTCGACGCCGGTGGCGGCGGGGTCGTCTCCGACGCGATGCTGCAGAAGGTGACGGCAGCGCTGGCCGCCGGCTCGTACCCGGACATCGCGTACGTCTTCGGCTCCGACCTCGCCAGCATCGCCCGCAGCCCCCGGGTCGTCGACCTGACCGACGCGATGCGCGGCGGCCCCACGGCCTGGAACAGCTTCTGGGCGCCTGTGCGCGAGGCGGTCACCGTCAACGGCAAGGTGCGGGCCGCTCCCGCGCTGCTCGACTCGCTGGCCGTCGTCTACAACAGGAAACTGTTCCGGCAGGCCGGCGTCCCCTTCCCCGAAGCGGGCTGGACCTGGGAGGAATTCACCGACACGGCACGGAAGTTGACCGACTCCGGCCGTGGCGTTTTCGGAACGGGCTGGCCAGGCACCGGTGACGAGGACACTGTCTGGCGGCTGTGGCCGATGATCTGGGACCTGGGCGGGGACGTCGTCTCCGACGACGGCCGGAGCATCGGCTTCGCCGGCCAGGGGGTCCGGGCGCTCGACACCCTGCGGCGACTCGTCGAGGACAAGAGCGTGTACGTCGATCCGAAGCCCGGCGGCGAGCAGATGTACCAGGTGTTCCTGGGCGGCCGGATGGCGATGGTCGCGACCGGGCCCTGGCAGCTGCCGGACATCATGGACGCCGAGGTGGACTACGACGTCGTACCGCTGCCGTCCTACACAGGGCGGCCGGTGACCATCTCGGGCCCCGACACCTGGACCGTCTTCGACAACGGCTCCGCGCGCTCGCGGGCCGCCGTGGAGTTCGTCCAGTGGATGATGCGGCCGGAGCAGGACGCCCGGTGGGACATCCGGGCCGGGAGCCTGCCGCTGGGTTCCGCGACGGAGCGGCGCCCGCGGTGGCGGAAGCACTCCCAGGAGACGACGGGACTCGCGGTGTTCACCGACGCGCTGGACTCCGCCCGGGTCCGGCCCGTCCATGCCGCGTACCCGCAGATCTCCCAGGCGCTCGGCGAGGCGATCGTCTCGGTCCTGCTCGGCAGGGACTCCCCCGACAAGGCGCTGCGCCGGTGCGCCGACAAGGCCGACGCGGCACTGCTCATTCCGCGCTGA
- a CDS encoding aldehyde dehydrogenase family protein has protein sequence MTLHRDLLIGGKDLPATSGRTAEDVNPYSSQVYATVAAAGVEDVTRAVDAADAAFADWAALGPAQRRKIFLAAADLLEARTDEAVRIMAGEVGGTRPWAMFNVGLAANILREAAAAVTAPRGEVLSAQEEGALGLAVREPVGVVAAFSPWNAPVILGVRAVAAPLAAGNTVVMKPSEDAPIACGLFVADVLRDAGLPDGVLNVITNAPEDAAAVAEALIADERVRAVNFTGSTGVGRIIGVHAARHLKPAVLELGGKNSVIVLDDADVDYAVDAAVFSVFMNSGQICMSADRILVHESLAEEFKAKFTAKTESLASGDPADPHTVVGPLVTTDAARRVAALVEDAVAKGATVLTGGATLEGAVHPATVLTDLPEDADLYHGEAFGPLAVISTFGTDDEAIAFANATEHGLTCGIITENGTHGLRVARRIRTGIVHINDQSVADEPNAPFGGFKASGYGRFGGRWGIEAFSNTRWVTLATQQAHFPF, from the coding sequence ATGACCCTCCATCGTGACCTGCTGATCGGCGGCAAGGACCTGCCCGCGACCTCCGGCCGCACCGCCGAGGACGTGAATCCCTACAGCTCACAGGTGTACGCCACGGTCGCCGCGGCCGGCGTCGAGGACGTCACCCGGGCCGTGGACGCCGCCGACGCGGCGTTCGCCGACTGGGCCGCGCTCGGGCCCGCCCAGCGGCGGAAGATCTTCCTCGCCGCGGCCGACCTGCTGGAGGCCCGCACCGACGAGGCCGTACGGATCATGGCGGGCGAGGTCGGCGGGACCCGGCCCTGGGCCATGTTCAACGTCGGTCTCGCCGCGAACATCCTCCGCGAGGCCGCCGCCGCGGTGACCGCGCCGCGCGGTGAGGTGCTGAGCGCGCAGGAGGAGGGCGCGCTGGGGCTCGCGGTCCGCGAGCCGGTGGGTGTCGTGGCCGCCTTCTCGCCGTGGAACGCCCCGGTCATCCTGGGTGTCCGGGCGGTCGCCGCGCCACTCGCCGCGGGCAACACCGTGGTGATGAAGCCGAGCGAGGACGCCCCCATCGCCTGTGGGCTCTTCGTCGCGGACGTCCTGCGCGACGCGGGCCTGCCCGACGGCGTCCTGAACGTGATCACGAACGCTCCCGAGGACGCGGCCGCCGTCGCCGAGGCCCTGATCGCCGACGAGCGCGTACGGGCCGTCAACTTCACCGGGTCCACGGGCGTCGGCCGGATCATCGGTGTGCACGCGGCCCGGCACCTGAAGCCCGCGGTCCTGGAACTCGGCGGCAAGAACTCCGTGATCGTGCTCGACGACGCCGATGTCGACTACGCGGTCGACGCCGCCGTCTTCTCCGTCTTCATGAACTCCGGGCAGATCTGCATGTCCGCCGACCGGATCCTCGTCCACGAGAGCCTCGCCGAGGAGTTCAAGGCCAAGTTCACCGCGAAGACCGAGTCTCTCGCGTCCGGTGATCCGGCCGACCCGCACACCGTCGTCGGCCCGCTCGTCACGACGGATGCCGCCCGCCGGGTCGCCGCGCTCGTCGAGGACGCCGTCGCCAAGGGCGCCACCGTGCTGACCGGCGGCGCCACCCTCGAGGGCGCCGTACATCCGGCGACCGTGCTGACCGACCTGCCCGAGGACGCCGACCTCTACCACGGGGAGGCGTTCGGCCCGCTCGCCGTGATCAGCACCTTCGGCACGGACGACGAGGCGATCGCTTTCGCCAATGCCACGGAACACGGGCTGACCTGCGGGATCATCACCGAGAACGGTACGCATGGGCTCAGGGTCGCCCGCCGGATCCGTACCGGCATCGTGCACATCAACGACCAGTCCGTCGCCGACGAGCCGAACGCCCCCTTCGGCGGGTTCAAGGCCAGCGGATACGGTCGCTTCGGCGGGCGCTGGGGCATCGAGGCGTTCAGCAACACGCGCTGGGTGACGCTCGCGACGCAGCAGGCGCACTTCCCGTTCTAG
- a CDS encoding alpha/beta fold hydrolase — translation MIREHVTLAVHDHGGEGAPLLLLHGAGRTLADWAAVAPLLARHHRVLAVDLRGHGFSPDGTWSIPEVLVDIEAVLDTHGIPGALPVGHSLGGMLAVRYALDHPGVTPGAVNLDGYGWGRPGQYVGLDPAHAEERLAQVRELAATVAGQVVPRGGLKDLLAQQRTMSAQLGIPYELLEAGVRRSVHERADGQLELRPGREHALEMLAEIDSLDLFALFRRMDRPLLLGRALRPVPSIPGLDWFDELMAAHAKGLARDLAELAHSRAEVTVADIDGTHAMLLENPRPVADAILGFAAGLSAD, via the coding sequence ATGATCCGAGAACACGTCACCCTCGCCGTCCACGACCACGGCGGCGAGGGCGCACCGCTCCTGCTGCTGCACGGCGCCGGCCGTACTCTCGCGGACTGGGCCGCCGTCGCCCCGCTCCTCGCCCGCCACCACCGGGTGCTGGCCGTGGACCTGAGGGGCCACGGGTTCTCGCCGGACGGGACGTGGAGCATCCCCGAGGTGCTCGTGGACATCGAGGCGGTTCTGGACACGCACGGCATACCCGGGGCGCTCCCCGTCGGCCACTCGCTCGGCGGGATGCTCGCCGTCCGGTACGCCCTCGACCACCCGGGGGTCACTCCGGGCGCGGTGAACCTGGACGGATACGGGTGGGGGAGGCCCGGCCAGTACGTTGGCCTCGATCCGGCGCATGCCGAGGAACGGCTCGCCCAGGTCCGGGAGTTGGCCGCGACGGTCGCGGGCCAGGTCGTTCCCCGGGGCGGCCTCAAGGACCTGCTCGCCCAGCAGAGGACGATGTCCGCGCAACTGGGTATCCCGTACGAGCTGCTGGAGGCGGGGGTCCGGCGTTCTGTCCACGAACGCGCCGACGGCCAGCTGGAGTTGCGGCCCGGGCGGGAGCACGCCCTGGAGATGCTCGCCGAGATCGACTCGCTCGACCTCTTCGCGCTCTTCCGCCGCATGGACCGGCCCCTGCTGCTCGGCCGCGCGTTGCGGCCTGTCCCGTCGATCCCGGGCTTGGACTGGTTCGACGAACTGATGGCGGCCCACGCGAAGGGACTCGCCCGGGATCTCGCCGAACTGGCCCACAGCCGTGCCGAGGTCACCGTCGCCGACATCGACGGCACCCACGCGATGCTGCTGGAGAACCCGCGCCCGGTCGCCGACGCGATCCTGGGATTCGCAGCGGGGCTCTCCGCCGACTGA
- a CDS encoding TetR/AcrR family transcriptional regulator, which produces MDSAIAREQALDAAETLFYGRGIQTVGMDDIRGTSGVSLKRLYQLFPAKEHLIVAYLERRDIRWRQRLADHVARHEDPGRRVLAVFDWLGEWFREPAFRGCAWINSYGELGATSERVTDQVRTHKRAFKDYLATLVSDAGLPPDLAEQVYLLAEGAMVTAGIEQSGSKPAEQAGRAARMLVEGYDGTVGH; this is translated from the coding sequence ATGGACAGCGCGATCGCCAGGGAACAGGCCCTGGACGCGGCGGAAACCCTGTTCTACGGGCGGGGCATACAGACCGTCGGCATGGACGACATCCGCGGCACGTCGGGGGTCTCGCTCAAGCGGCTCTACCAGCTGTTTCCCGCCAAGGAGCACCTGATCGTGGCCTATCTGGAGCGGCGCGACATCCGCTGGCGGCAGCGGCTGGCCGACCACGTGGCACGACACGAGGATCCGGGGCGGCGCGTCCTCGCGGTCTTCGACTGGCTCGGCGAGTGGTTCCGCGAGCCCGCCTTCCGGGGCTGCGCCTGGATCAACTCGTACGGGGAGCTCGGCGCGACGTCGGAGCGGGTCACCGACCAGGTCCGCACCCACAAGCGGGCCTTCAAGGACTACCTGGCCACCCTCGTGAGCGACGCCGGACTGCCCCCGGATCTGGCCGAACAGGTGTACCTGCTGGCGGAGGGCGCCATGGTCACCGCCGGTATCGAACAGAGCGGCTCGAAGCCCGCCGAGCAGGCCGGGCGGGCAGCCCGGATGCTGGTGGAGGGATACGACGGGACCGTCGGCCATTGA
- a CDS encoding endo alpha-1,4 polygalactosaminidase, with amino-acid sequence MPVKRGARVGVLRAAAALVVLAALASCTSDPDDKGPDKSTRPSPKAVRLPPVHAGFDYQIGGAYQPPAGVRIVARDRKAEPARGLYNICYVNAFQAQPDERDDWPADLLLRDKKGKVVVDGDWDEALLDIGTPAKRERVAARINEWIDGCADKGYDAVEPDNFDSFTRSGGLLSGDDATAFIKLLSDRAHARGLAIGQKNTVELAGQRGRTGLDFAVAEECGEYDECGEYAEAFDDRVVVIEYTDNGFRKARSGFGDRLSIVRRDVLVSTPDSADYVRKTR; translated from the coding sequence ATGCCCGTCAAGCGTGGCGCCCGCGTGGGAGTGCTCAGGGCGGCCGCCGCCCTGGTCGTCCTCGCCGCACTGGCTTCCTGTACGTCGGATCCGGACGACAAGGGCCCGGACAAATCCACGAGGCCGAGCCCGAAGGCCGTTCGGCTGCCCCCCGTGCACGCGGGTTTCGACTACCAGATCGGCGGCGCCTATCAGCCGCCCGCCGGCGTCCGTATCGTCGCCCGCGACCGCAAGGCCGAACCCGCGCGCGGTCTCTACAACATCTGTTACGTCAACGCGTTCCAGGCCCAGCCGGACGAACGGGACGACTGGCCCGCCGATCTGCTGCTGCGCGACAAGAAGGGCAAGGTCGTCGTCGACGGCGACTGGGACGAGGCCCTGCTCGACATCGGCACACCCGCCAAGCGCGAGCGCGTCGCGGCCCGGATCAACGAGTGGATCGACGGCTGCGCGGACAAGGGCTACGACGCGGTCGAGCCCGACAACTTCGACAGCTTCACCCGCTCCGGCGGTCTGCTGAGCGGGGACGACGCCACCGCCTTCATCAAGCTCCTCTCGGACCGTGCGCACGCCCGGGGCCTGGCCATCGGGCAGAAGAACACCGTGGAGCTGGCAGGTCAACGAGGCCGTACGGGGCTCGACTTCGCGGTGGCGGAGGAATGCGGCGAGTACGACGAGTGCGGTGAGTACGCCGAGGCGTTCGACGACCGTGTCGTGGTGATCGAGTACACCGACAACGGTTTCAGGAAGGCCCGTTCGGGCTTCGGCGACCGGCTGAGCATCGTGCGCCGGGACGTGCTGGTGTCGACGCCGGACAGCGCCGACTACGTCCGCAAGACCCGCTGA
- a CDS encoding flavoprotein yields MTEQAGKPFLYVVVCAAGVAEGVEELITLAQDRNWEVGVFATPIATGFFDTASVESRTGRPIRSAWRSPGDPRPFPDPDAVTVAPATFNTINKWAAGISDTLALGTLCEAYGMGVPISVLPCVSEALTAHPAYRDSLKRLRGMGVRFGEHAFGDPADRGFRWEQALDLLER; encoded by the coding sequence GTGACTGAACAGGCCGGGAAGCCCTTCCTCTACGTCGTCGTCTGCGCCGCCGGAGTCGCCGAGGGGGTCGAGGAGTTGATCACCCTGGCGCAGGATCGGAACTGGGAGGTCGGGGTCTTCGCGACCCCGATCGCGACCGGCTTCTTCGACACAGCGTCGGTCGAGTCGCGGACCGGCAGGCCGATCCGGTCCGCGTGGCGTTCCCCCGGCGACCCGCGCCCGTTCCCCGACCCGGACGCGGTCACCGTGGCGCCCGCGACCTTCAACACCATCAACAAATGGGCGGCCGGAATCTCCGACACCCTAGCCCTCGGCACGCTCTGCGAGGCATATGGGATGGGGGTGCCGATCTCCGTACTCCCCTGTGTGAGCGAGGCGTTGACGGCCCACCCCGCGTATCGGGACAGCCTGAAAAGGCTGCGCGGGATGGGAGTCCGGTTCGGCGAACACGCCTTCGGTGACCCGGCGGACCGGGGGTTCCGCTGGGAACAGGCCCTGGACCTCCTGGAGCGGTGA
- a CDS encoding nuclear transport factor 2 family protein, producing the protein MTDRPPLPPFTRETAARKVQAAEDAWNTRDPHKVSLAYSQDSVWRNRDTFVTGRAQIVEMLTDKWGREQEYALRKDLWAFDGNRIAVRFQYECRDADGQWWRSYGNELWEFDEHGLMTRREASINDVPIEEKERRIHGPRPDAERGESFPVQ; encoded by the coding sequence ATGACCGACCGCCCGCCCCTGCCGCCCTTCACCCGTGAGACCGCGGCCCGGAAGGTCCAGGCCGCCGAGGACGCCTGGAACACCCGCGATCCCCACAAGGTCTCGCTCGCCTACTCGCAGGACTCGGTCTGGCGCAACCGCGACACCTTCGTCACCGGCCGCGCCCAGATCGTGGAAATGCTCACCGACAAGTGGGGGCGCGAGCAGGAGTACGCCCTGCGCAAGGACCTCTGGGCCTTCGACGGGAACCGCATCGCCGTCCGCTTCCAGTACGAGTGCCGTGACGCCGACGGCCAGTGGTGGCGCTCCTACGGCAACGAGCTGTGGGAGTTCGACGAGCACGGCCTGATGACCCGGCGCGAGGCCAGCATCAACGACGTACCGATCGAGGAGAAGGAACGCCGGATCCACGGCCCGCGTCCGGACGCGGAGCGAGGGGAGTCCTTTCCCGTTCAGTAG